The Deltaproteobacteria bacterium genomic sequence CCAAACTTCGCGACTTCTGCGGCATTGGTGGACACCGCAACAAAATGTTTAGCGACAGCTTTGCTATCTCCACCGAGGCCTTTGAGCAGCCAGTCACGGGCGCTTTGCCCATTGGTCATCGTCTCCAGCGTCGTGAAGGTCTTTGAGGACACGATAAACAACGTCTCCGCCGGATCAAGGTCAAGGGTGGCTTCCACCAAATCAGCGCCATCAACGTTGGACACAAAGCGGAAGGTCATGGCGCGGTCGCTGTAGTGCCGTAGCGCTTCATAGGCCATCACCGGCCCTAAGTCTGAGCCGCCGATCCCAATATTGACAACGTTACGAATGCGCTTACCGGTGTGCCCTTTCCACGCACCGCTGCGAACGCGGTTGGCGAAATCGGCCATCTTGTCGAGCACGGCATGGACTTGAGGTACGACGTTTGCCCCATCAACCACAATGGAAGCTCCACGCGGCGCGCGCAATGCCACGTGCAACACGGCGCGGTTCTCGGTCACGTTGATCTTTTCGCCGCCAAACATGGCATCAATCCGCGCGCGCAAGCCGGATTCCTCTGCCAGTTGTACCAGAAGCCGCAGAGTTTCGTCGGTAACGCGATTCTTGGAATAATCCAAAAAGAGTCCGACCTCGTCAATCGTCATGCGCTCGCCACGTTGCGGGTCGTCCTGGAAGAGTTGGCGCAGATGCAGTTCGCGCAGCTTTTGCTGGTGGGCGGCAAGTGCGTTCCAAGCCGGACGGCTAGTGAGCGGCGTGATTGCTGTTGGCATGCTTATTCCCCTTTGATTTGTTTGCGTTCATTACGCGTGCGGTCGAAGCGCGAGGCGTAGACGCCTTTTCCCACAAACGAAAGCCCCCAATAAAGGCATTGGCGTTGTCGCCAGCCCGGCATCCTGCAGGAAGCTTCTTCAGTTTCTTAGTATTGCCTCCGCCAAGTACGACATCTTTGGGCCGCAGAGCAGCAACCAGGCACGCGACTCCATCTTCCACGTACTTCTGCCATTTCTTTTTTCCCATCCGCTCAAGCCCACGTCGTCCCATGTAGTCCTCGAAGGTCCCTTTCTTGTATGGCAGGTGCGCAAGTTCCATGGGGATGACGGTACCATTGATCACCATCGCAGACCCAAGCCCAGTGCCCAAGCCAAGGAACAGCAGCTCACTATCCGTATAGCTCCCCAACGCTTGCATCGCAGCGTCATTGATGATCTTGACTGGACATCCGAACGCGGCAGCAAAGTCGAATCCGGCCCAGCCAGCAGCCAGATTATGCGGCTCGGTGACGATACGATCATCAAGAATCACTCCGGGATAGCCGATCGACACCACATCGTATGTCCAGCCCTCAGCAA encodes the following:
- a CDS encoding ROK family protein — its product is MKVLVVDIGGTNVKILATGQKESRKFPSGPTLTPSQMVTGVKKLAEGWTYDVVSIGYPGVILDDRIVTEPHNLAAGWAGFDFAAAFGCPVKIINDAAMQALGSYTDSELLFLGLGTGLGSAMVINGTVIPMELAHLPYKKGTFEDYMGRRGLERMGKKKWQKYVEDGVACLVAALRPKDVVLGGGNTKKLKKLPAGCRAGDNANAFIGGFRLWEKASTPRASTARVMNANKSKGNKHANSNHAAH